A genomic stretch from Limnobacter thiooxidans includes:
- a CDS encoding TonB-dependent receptor family protein yields the protein MTYRLTPLLASLAALGLVSPAVAQTENLDDFVVSATRQARDPLDVPASVDKINQDTLEKAASFQVNLSETLTRVPGLVINNRNNFAQDLQISIRGFGARATSGVRGVRLFSDGIPATMPDGSGQISHFSLSSTESIEVLRGPFSSLYGNSSGGVILLTTENPRVGTELEVNQIFGSDSTRRSGIKLNKGNGEVGIVIDASTFRTDGYRDHSKARRDNFNSKMVWNLSSDTRLSWVVNYVDIPLAQDPAGLTAAQLAQNRRQGSPASVANNSNKTVEQSQTGIVLEHQFNPSTSVTFSPYYGDRKIRQVLASQTVIDLKNEYSGADLKFAHQANLLEKPLFLTAGLTVGELEQARLGFANVNANSNRDEANTASQFDQYLQAEYFLTDRLSMLAGVRSSSIEIESRDQFLTNGDGSGNKKYDEVTSNLGFTFRLQPNISTYVSYGEGFETPTLLESAYLSAVNPMTNAPLSPNFNSTLDAAKSEQFEVGMKAKFGNTKVNAALYTVDTENEIVVLQAAGGATAFRNAGPTSREGIEFAVQHALSKEWQANAAVNLIRATYDSSFDTIGSTNDIVAGNSLPSIPEKTFFGEVVFKPSSLYEAATELRYVDKLFANDANTAFAPSYSVVNLRASKDWPLDGGWNVRTYARVDNVFDKQYVGSVIVNQGAGQFFEPASERQLLLGVTLGMKWK from the coding sequence ATGACGTATCGCTTGACCCCTCTTTTGGCCTCTCTTGCCGCACTGGGCCTGGTTTCCCCGGCTGTTGCCCAAACTGAAAACCTTGATGATTTTGTGGTGTCTGCTACGCGGCAGGCGAGGGATCCCCTCGATGTGCCCGCCTCGGTGGACAAGATTAACCAGGACACTTTGGAAAAAGCGGCCAGTTTTCAGGTCAACCTGTCTGAAACGCTGACCCGCGTGCCAGGCCTGGTAATCAACAATCGCAACAACTTCGCGCAAGACCTGCAAATATCCATTCGTGGTTTCGGTGCGCGCGCCACTTCCGGCGTGCGCGGGGTGCGTTTGTTCTCCGATGGCATTCCGGCCACCATGCCCGATGGTTCAGGGCAAATTTCGCATTTCAGCCTCAGTTCGACCGAATCCATTGAGGTATTGCGCGGCCCGTTTTCATCGCTGTACGGCAATTCCTCGGGTGGGGTGATTCTGTTGACCACTGAAAACCCGCGCGTGGGCACCGAGCTGGAAGTGAATCAGATATTTGGATCAGACAGCACGCGTCGCAGTGGCATCAAACTGAACAAGGGCAACGGCGAGGTGGGCATTGTGATTGACGCGTCCACCTTCCGAACCGACGGTTACCGCGACCATAGCAAGGCACGCCGCGACAACTTCAACAGCAAAATGGTCTGGAACCTGAGCAGCGACACGCGGCTGAGCTGGGTGGTGAATTACGTCGACATTCCCCTGGCCCAGGACCCGGCTGGCTTGACCGCTGCGCAACTGGCCCAGAACCGAAGGCAGGGCAGCCCTGCATCCGTGGCCAACAATTCCAACAAGACTGTTGAACAAAGCCAAACCGGCATTGTGCTTGAGCATCAATTCAACCCGTCTACCAGTGTCACCTTCAGCCCGTATTACGGAGACCGAAAAATCCGGCAGGTGTTGGCCAGTCAAACCGTGATCGATCTGAAAAATGAGTACAGCGGAGCCGACTTGAAGTTTGCCCACCAGGCAAATCTGCTGGAAAAGCCCTTGTTTTTGACCGCGGGTTTGACCGTGGGTGAACTGGAGCAGGCGCGTTTGGGTTTCGCGAATGTGAATGCCAACAGCAATCGGGACGAAGCCAACACGGCCAGCCAGTTCGACCAGTATCTGCAGGCGGAGTACTTTTTGACCGACAGGCTGAGCATGCTTGCGGGTGTGCGCAGTTCTTCAATTGAAATTGAATCCCGCGATCAGTTTTTGACGAATGGCGATGGCAGTGGCAACAAAAAATACGATGAAGTGACGAGCAACCTCGGCTTCACTTTCCGTTTGCAACCGAATATCAGCACCTATGTGTCCTACGGTGAGGGTTTTGAAACTCCCACATTGCTGGAGTCTGCGTATCTGTCTGCCGTAAACCCCATGACCAATGCGCCGCTTAGCCCAAATTTCAACAGCACACTGGATGCCGCGAAAAGTGAGCAGTTTGAAGTGGGCATGAAGGCCAAGTTTGGCAACACCAAGGTCAATGCGGCCTTGTATACGGTAGACACTGAAAACGAAATCGTCGTTTTGCAGGCCGCTGGTGGAGCCACCGCATTTCGAAATGCTGGCCCAACCAGCCGTGAAGGTATCGAGTTTGCGGTACAACATGCCCTCAGTAAAGAATGGCAAGCCAATGCTGCGGTCAACCTGATACGTGCAACATACGATTCGTCTTTTGACACCATCGGATCAACCAACGACATCGTGGCTGGCAACAGCCTGCCCAGCATTCCGGAAAAGACCTTCTTTGGTGAAGTGGTATTCAAGCCTTCAAGCCTTTATGAAGCAGCCACCGAGTTGCGTTACGTGGACAAGCTGTTCGCCAACGATGCCAACACGGCATTTGCACCGTCCTACTCAGTGGTCAACCTGCGTGCCAGCAAAGACTGGCCTCTGGATGGTGGCTGGAACGTGCGCACTTACGCCCGTGTCGACAACGTGTTCGACAAACAATATGTGGGCTCGGTGATTGTTAACCAAGGGGCAGGGCAGTTCTTCGAACCGGCCAGTGAGCGACAGCTGCTGCTGGGTGTGACTTTGGGCATGAAGTGGAAGTAA